DNA from Polyangiaceae bacterium:
TGAATGCAAGGGTAAGGGCGGCTGTGCAGTGGAAGGCAAGAACGACTGCGCAGGCAAGAACGACTGCAAGGGCGCGGGCGGCTGCAACGCTCACTGCCCCAAGTGATCCGCGACTCCTTCATTAGCCACTGCTACGGCCCGCATCGGCAACGATGCGGGCCGTATGCACTTCCGACAGTTCCGACCTGAAGGTTCAGCGTGCATACAGCAAAAGACCGTATCGATTTGGGCGTGGGAGTCGGTCTGCGTGTGCCGCACTACCGACGCATCATCGAGGAACGACCGGACGTCGATTTCTTCGAAGTGATCAGCGAGAACTTCATGGTGGAGGGCGGCAAGCCTCTCTATCACCTGGACCGCGTGCTGGAGACCTACAAGGTCGTGCAACACGGTGTGTCTCTGGGCATTGGCAACCCCAGCGGGCCCGACGCCGACTACTTGCGGCGCTTGAAAGAACTGACGCGACGTACGAACACGCCCTGGGTCACGGATCACTTCTGCTGGGGGGCGGTCCAAGGGCAGCAGCTGCACGATCTCCTGCCCCTGCCCTACACCAAAGAAGCGGTCGCGCGCGTGGCGGAGCGCGCTCGGCGCATCCAAGGCACCCTGGAGCTGCCCTTCGCCCTGGAGAACACCTCCAGCTACCTGACCTACTCCGACAGCACGATGACGGAGTGGCAGTTCATCTCGGAGATCGCAGAACAGGCCGACGTCGGACTGATGTTCGACGTGAACAACGTCTACGTCTCCGCCTACAACCACGACTTCGATCCCTACGAGTTCATCCGCAACGTGCCTCACGAGCGCATCCTGCAGATCCACTTGGCCGGGCACACGAACCTCGGGGACTACATCATCGACACCCACAACGGCCCCGTGATCGATCCGGTCGTGGAACTCTATCGCCACACCATCGAACTGGCTGGCCCGGTTTCCACCTTGATCGAATGGGACGACGACATTCCAGAACTCCCCGTGCTCCTCGCGGAGGCAGAGCGAATCCGTAGCGTGCGAAACTCCGCACTGTCGGCCCGGGCGGAGCGCAAAGCACGTGGCGTCGCCGAGAGCGCCGTCCCAGCGCCCACCGGACCGTACCGTTTCGACCGCCCCGTGGCGCCTCGCGAGAACTTGCACGGGTGGAAGCAAGGCGGCCCGCGCGAACGCGAGGCGGTGTCATGAGTCGCCTGGACGAACTACAAACCTGGATGGCAGCTGCGCTGCAATCTCAGCGCGCCGTGGAGCGCGACGACGCCCTCACAGCCGAGGCGCGCAGCCGAATCACTGGCAACGACCGCATGCGACCCGAGTCGCAGCTGGAAGTGTATCGCGAGCAGTTCTGGCTGCGACACACCGGCGCGTTGCTCGAAGACTTCGAAGCCTTGAGCGCACTGCTCGGACAGAGCCAGTGGGAGCGTCTGACACAGGAGTACTTGGCCGCGCATCCGCCCGACTCCTTCACGCTGCGGGATCTGGGGCAGCGACTGCCGGTGTTCATGGAGGACCTGCAGTGGCCGACGCACCCGCGCCTGTGCTTGGACATGGCTCGCGCCGAGTGGGCGTACGTGGAGGTCTTCGACGCCGCGAACAGCGCTCCGCTGAGTGCAGAACGCCTGGGCGCCATCCCCGAAGCGGCCTGGCCGACGGCGCGCATCAGCTTGTCACCGGCGTTGCGCTTGCTTTCCGTTCGCTACCCCGTCGCAGTCTTGCGTCGCAAGATCCGTCTGGGTGAAGCGTGGGAGCTACCTAGCGCCGAAGCGCCGCAGAACCTAGTCATCTACCGTGGCCTCGACCGTGACTTGCACCACGAGGTGCTCGGGGATCTGCAGTTCGCTCTGTTGCAGGGGTTGGCGGCGGGCCAGGCCTTGGTCCCCGCGGCAGAAGCCGTAGTGGCCGCGCATCCAGGCTCGGAAGCCGTGCTGGAAGCCGAGCTCAGTCAATGGTTCGCGAGCTTCTCCGCCCACGGCTGGTTCACTGACGTGCGCTTCGACGCCAGCTGACGCGTCGCGAGGCTGTGCGACTCTCCGCAAGTCGAGAGTCGCCCTCAGAAGGGCAAGCGTCGCTCGGGCAGCGGCTGCACCTCACGCGGGCGGGCTGGGTACTTGGGAGCGAGCCAAACGTAGATCACCACGCTCGTGTTCAGCAGCGCTTCGCGATACACGACCACGAAGCGCGCGGGCTGTCCGGCATCCTCTTCCGCCACGATTACCTGGGCCGAGTCTCGCCCCGGCCCAAGGGGAAGTGGAACGACCGAGAGCGCAGGCTGCGCGGCAGAGCCGTCCCCCGCGACCTGATCGATGCGTTCCGCCACCCTCGGATCCTGAGTGCGCTGAAACTCCTCTTGCAGCACGCGGATCTTCTCCATCAGTTGCTCGGCGCGCTTGCTGTCGCTCTGCTGAATCGCGGCCTCGAACTGCGCGAAAGGCTGCGTTGGTTTTCCCAGGGCGGACGCCAAGCTCTGGGTCAACGCCTCGGCTGCCTCGGGACGCGCGAACCCCACGCTGAAAGGCGAGTCTCCGGGCGTGAAGGGCACCGCACCCGCCGTCGGCGCAGGAAACCCGAGCTGCGTCACATCGACAGGTGGCAGTCTGGCCCAGGGATGCTGATCCACGTAGGACTCGCGATGCCCCATTTGATACTGCGCCGCGAGCATGCCGTGGGTCGGCGACCGCG
Protein-coding regions in this window:
- a CDS encoding DUF692 domain-containing protein, producing MHTAKDRIDLGVGVGLRVPHYRRIIEERPDVDFFEVISENFMVEGGKPLYHLDRVLETYKVVQHGVSLGIGNPSGPDADYLRRLKELTRRTNTPWVTDHFCWGAVQGQQLHDLLPLPYTKEAVARVAERARRIQGTLELPFALENTSSYLTYSDSTMTEWQFISEIAEQADVGLMFDVNNVYVSAYNHDFDPYEFIRNVPHERILQIHLAGHTNLGDYIIDTHNGPVIDPVVELYRHTIELAGPVSTLIEWDDDIPELPVLLAEAERIRSVRNSALSARAERKARGVAESAVPAPTGPYRFDRPVAPRENLHGWKQGGPREREAVS
- a CDS encoding DNA-binding domain-containing protein; translation: MSRLDELQTWMAAALQSQRAVERDDALTAEARSRITGNDRMRPESQLEVYREQFWLRHTGALLEDFEALSALLGQSQWERLTQEYLAAHPPDSFTLRDLGQRLPVFMEDLQWPTHPRLCLDMARAEWAYVEVFDAANSAPLSAERLGAIPEAAWPTARISLSPALRLLSVRYPVAVLRRKIRLGEAWELPSAEAPQNLVIYRGLDRDLHHEVLGDLQFALLQGLAAGQALVPAAEAVVAAHPGSEAVLEAELSQWFASFSAHGWFTDVRFDAS